ATCCGCTTATGTCGCTCAGGTCGGTGATCCACACGTTGTTGCCCAGGTGCTTGCCGCGCTTCAGGTATGTATCGCGCTCCGACCGGAGGGTGGCGAAGAGATACCCTCCGGATTTCAGGATCCGCAGTATCTCCTCCAGCATTCCCATGAAATGGTACTTGTTGTTGTAATGAAGGGAGCCCCAGGCGATGACGATGTCGGCGCATTCATTTTTCAGTGGAAGGCGTTGATTGTCCCCCTGGATGAGGGCGCCGGGGGCCTGTTTCCCGGACAGCACAAGGGCATTGTAGCTCGTATCGATGCCGATGGCCTCGGGGATGCCCAGGTCGGCCAGGAGCCGGAGGTGCCTGCCGCTCCCGCATCCGAGATCGACCGCCGTAAGCCCGGCCGGTGATTCAAGGAGGGGGTTTTTCCTGAGGAGACGTACCAGGTTCTCATCCGGGTAGAGAAGCGCGGATTTACCGGCGGTGTAATGGCTTTCCCACGATGACGCTTCCACGGTTACTTGATCCGGATGTTGAAATTCGATGACGCCTGTTCCGACAGGGCCAGGGCTTCTTCCCTGGTGGGCGCCGATACCACCACCACGCCTATGCGGTCAAGGTTGGTGACCGGGTCGTCGATGGGCGACCCAATTTCCTTGAAGATGCGGGAGAAAATGGTCCCGGACACGTTCCGCGGCCCCTCGGGGTTGCATGACGCCAGAATTCCCTTCTGGCCGGTTATATATCTGACGACAACGGCGTTTTTTCTTTTCTGGGCCTGAGGCGGCTTGAACCCGCGGCCTGTCATCGATTTTATGGCCTCGCCGATGAGGTTGTAATTGACGCTGGCCGGCACCAGCACGTCGGGAATGAATTCACCCCCGAATTCCGGGACCGCCTCGATGAGAAAGGGCTCTTCGTCCTTGTCGATGACT
This genomic window from Spirochaetota bacterium contains:
- a CDS encoding methyltransferase domain-containing protein gives rise to the protein MEASSWESHYTAGKSALLYPDENLVRLLRKNPLLESPAGLTAVDLGCGSGRHLRLLADLGIPEAIGIDTSYNALVLSGKQAPGALIQGDNQRLPLKNECADIVIAWGSLHYNNKYHFMGMLEEILRILKSGGYLFATLRSERDTYLKRGKHLGNNVWITDLSDISGSTASFYGEGELQVAFSIFSAHTYGLMERTLMGDITSLISHWVIEARK